The genomic segment CTGCCGAGGACTCAGATCTTATTCCCGCTGGGAGTCAAATGCAACACTTGTCCCGGCTTTAGCAGTGCACCGTCAGAGCCCTCCGGCTCCCAACCTCACGCCCGTTCTTTTGGGCCATTCCAGGTGCCGCTGCACAAGCAAAATCACTCGAGAGCTGAGACGTGTGGGGAGTGACCTGCAGCCTGCGAGGTGGGACCCTGAGTCCTCAGCACCACGGGCTGTGTCCTGTCCTCTCCCATCCTTCTGTTCTGCCTTTTGGGACCCCAATTCTGATCGAGAAGGAAAAGCAACCTCACATCTCCAGGAGGAAAGATGCTTGTAGAGCATGCAAGATGCCTACAGAGCAGAAACATCATAAATATGATAAGTTAATACCAATAATCTTTGTGCAGCGAGGTATGAAAATGAGAAACCTACATTTCGTGCCGCAATAAACTTGTTTTCTGTCTGGGCATTCAATCCTGTTACTTGGAAAATtcgttgtttaaaaaaaaaagcagcagcaagtaGTTATTGAGAAGAATGATAAGAAGTAGGGAGGCTAGATGAACTAAAACAGCTGTGCtgttcttgggaaaaaaaaatggaagaagttATTCTAAATCAAAGTAAAAGTGTGTGTTTTAAATAACTGTGAAGGGACGTGCCTGAAGGCAGACGGAGCCTCTCCAAACCAGCATTTATGTCCTGGGGGGCAAGAACGGCCAGGCAGGCGGGAGGAAGCTCCAGctggactgggatgggactggccGGCCCGAGCTGCGCGCTGAGAGCTGTGCGCTGAGAGCTGAGAGCTGCGCGCTGAGAGCTGAGAGCTGCGCGCTGAGAGCTGAGAGCTGTGCGCTGAGAGCTGAGAGCTGTGCGCTGAGAGCTGTGCGCTGAGAGCTGAGAGCTGTGCGCTGAGAGCTGTGCGCTGAGAGCTGAGAGCTGTGCGCTGAGAGCTGTGCGCTGAGAGCTGCGCGCTGAGAGCTGAGAGCTGTGCGCTGAGAGCTGTGCGCTGAGCGCTGAGAGCTGTGCGGGCAGCGCACCTCCCGCTGACAAACACAGCTCCTCTGTGAATAACTCCTTCAGGCCCTCTTCTGGCTTTTACTAGAATGTGAGTGAGCTGTTTGGGTACTCAGAGCTTCGGGCAAGCgtctatttattatttaaatgtaaatacagcaAGATCAACTTCAGTTCTACTTAACTGCAAAACAACCCACCGCTAAGCGTATTGTTACATAAGCCCTAATATGATGAgttttattattacatttttctctttttaaaaacatttctctggCTCCTGGGGCTGAGCAAAACATCCTCCCTGCACGCTGGAAAGCAGCCGAAACGCAAAGCCCCCAGTTCAGCAAGGTAACCCATGAAAATGGATACTGGCTTTCAGGAAGGCAGCACCCTGGGGAAAGCCAGAGTGGGACATCGaggcattttttcctttagaatcCTTCAGTGGAGACAGCAGGAAGGTACCTAAATGGAAACTGGCTGCAGAAATATGCTCTGAGATGACACAAGGAGGAACTGATAGTGAATTCATGTCTATGGTGGAACAAAAAAGCTCACAGCAACTTACTCCTCCTGACCTGCTGGGCACAGCACACCCAGAACTGTGTCCATGCAGATGTTTCCCCTAGTTTGTCACAATCCAGACACCACACAACaactgctgctggcagcaggacaAGAGCTGACCCTGCGGCGACAAAGGGGACGTTAACGTACACCTACCTGGCTCCTGCGCTGACCACATAGAAAGGATCTCTCACCATGGGGCCAAATTCGCTGTTTTCCCTTCTCAGCAGGTCCTGGAGAGCAAAGAAAGCGTTAACAGcaagcaaaaagcaaaccaaagtaACAAAACATTGATGCTGCCTAGTAAGAAAGTACAGCATTTGCCATATACAGATGGGAGGCAAACTCTGGCATGGTGTCCTGCCTGCCAGCACCCTGTTCCTGCCTAAAATCCTGCTCACCGTTGTCAGGGGGACCGGGTGCTCATCCCCCGTGTTTTCCAGGCAAGCAAGAAGCCGAGGCGCCTCTGGCGCAGCCTTAACCAGGACGCTAAAGAGTGAATAACCTGGGCCAGCCCGGTGCCAAACCAGCACTGACATGCGGCAGAGATGCTGAATGAACAAAGCCACAGTGCTGAAAACCATCACAAAGTCTGTCACTCGGTTCTTTTGAAAGCCAAAGCGCAGGAACTACCTCTTCTTTAGGCATTTATGTCATCTAAAACCAGAGAAATTCTGCAGCTGAAATACCTTTGTGAATCTGCCTCTGTGTGCCCCAGAGGTCCCACCACAGGACACCAGGCTATTATGAGACATGAAAGCCAACGCTAAGCCTGCTTTTCAAGAGCTGGTATTCTCCCCCGTGCGATCTTTTAGCATGGAGCATTTCAGCGCCCCCTCCCCACACCCTCAGCAGTTCGCTGCTCTGGTCAGCGTGGCCGCAGAGGAGGGGGAGCGCAGATCCTGATTTAGGAGATACGCAGCCTGAGAGACtgaaaaagcagagggaaggagGCTGAGAATGTGCTCTGGAGACTGAGAGCTAATAATTCCACACGGCTATCAATTGCCTTATATCTTTAAACAAATTCCTACAGTGACACTGCAATGTGATTTACATGCAGCCTGACAGGAACATTATACACTGTACGCAAGGCCCTGAAAAACATACAGCGAGGCGGAGAAGTCGGCTGCTGCACTGGAAATACACATTTCCcacaaaaaacctgaaaagggtaaaacaaaaaataaatcacctcGTTGCTTTGGCTTTGTCCCCCACTTCTATAATTGTGGATTTGTATTGGAGACAGTTCAGAAATGCCTAATTAAGAGAGCGCTTAAACATATACTTCCCTTTCGAACAGACACTTCCAGattggtgtgtgtgtttgcagtcCAACACGCCTTCCTGAGCTAGGATGCAAGAACAGCTTTTTCACAAGTGCCTTGCTGCCTCTGGGACTAAATCCTCATTGCAGAAGCAGACACAACAGATAACAGCAAGGGCTGCTCTGGCGCTCCTGGGCCTGAGCGGAGCCCCGCGGGCGAGTCTGCACAGCTGCTCCCCCGCTCCCCCGACCAGCGCCCAACGGGCAGGAGCTCGGCCTGAAAACCTGGCAACAAGGGGGAAATAAAGACCTCAAGAGCTACCCTGTACGTGCCCTGCCCAAGGGAGGGGTTGGGCTAAAACTGAACTAGGGCTGTGTGTTGTCCAGCCTGCCACTGAAAAGTacattttagtgatttttccttttccagatgcttgtttttgttgctgctctgcctgttcCAGGAGGCAGAGAAAAGCTGCAGCTTGGCCTTCGCCCTAACTCCTTCTTAAGGACCGTCCTCCTACTAAACACAAGTGTGACAAAATCGCACAGATGAGCCTGATGCCCAGAGCCTCCTTTACATTACGTGACCCCGTATCACTTTGCTGCAGCCAGATACTCTGTTCTTGGGCCAGTAGCAAGTGCAGGAGTAGAAGGAGTTGTGTTTGATCTCAGCTGCCCAGTAAATACGCCAGACTGTCCAAACGCTCAGGCTATTTGGAGCGAGGAGCCTGTCCACACGCTCTGGTtgtttcctccctctctccgtGCTGAACGGAGCCTGGTGTGGAAATGGGGATGGGGCAGCAAATAACCCATTTGTGACCTCAGTGCCATGTTCCCAGCTGCCAAGCAGGGGACATGGAAAGAGTGGCCAGGGTCTCTGCTAAGTTTTCTCTGCAGTGTCTCCCTCCAGGGCTGGAGGCAAAACATAACGATTACCTGGCAGTGCCTGTGCTGAGCATCTCCCAGCTGTGTCAGGCACAGCCAGAGCAACTGCCAGCggcctctcagcttctctgcttCACAGCAGGAAAGCTGGGGAAGGCAGAAGAGCAGCAACAGCGTGTCACCACCTTCACGCCACCAGAAAGGTGCTCAGTGCTGAGCACAGGACGCCTCGGATGGgatgtcagcagcagcaggaacacacaCACGTTACCAGCAGATGTACTGAAATCCCAGCACCTCTGGAATCCCTGAAACAGCCCCAGCAACGAGAGCTGAACAGAAGCGGTACCCCACAGGCGAACATTTACAACAGCATGCTGGCAGTTTAAACGCGATAACTGGTCTCTATCTCAACATGCAATTATAATAACTTCTCTCTAACCAGCACAGTAATTGACTGAACATCACCCTGCTCTCTGACATCCCCTCTCTTTCCCTGGTTCAGAGGGCACCACTTGACTGAATGTACAATCCAGTTTGCACATACCTGGTGTTCCTTATCTGCCGTGGGAGACGATCTGGAACGTACATGCACAGGGACTTTCTGATTGTCGTACCTATCGAGCAAGTCTTCCACAGACATGGATTTCCCAGATTTCCTGGTGCTCGAGCGTCTTTCAAagccctgctcctgcttccCGCAGCGCGGCTGGCCCTGCGCGCCCAGCAGGTCTGTCTGTGTGCCTTTGCTGAGCTCTGCTTTGGCTCTGGAATCCCGGCACCTGTCCGTTTTCAGGCGGCTTGTGACCGAGCTGTCCTTCCgccctttcttcttctcatctCCGCTCACGTCGAAGCAGCCCATCAGTCCAGGAGGAAGGGTGGAAGATATCCGCCCCGTCCTGCACACCTGCTCTAGGGACTCTCTCCGGCGGTACAGGTTCTGGTCCTGCAGGGAATTCATGCTGGAGGCGGAGGAAAGGCTCTGGCTGTCTGGGCCACCTGCCTGTAGGTAGGAGCTGTGGGAGCgctccctcagcagccccaCGTCCTGCGAGGACGGCCGTCTCCCTGTTTTGCGCTGCATGTAGTCAGCAAGGGcgctctgctggagctgcttgAGCTCCGGCTTGGAGATGCTGGCTGTGGAGGAAGTTTTGCCATCCCTTTCAAAGATCTTACGCCGATCAGCCACCGTATTCTCTGGGAAGACAAAATGGAGCCCTTTCTTCTGGAAGGAGAAAGGTGACTGGTCCCCGTCAGAGATGCCCACCTCATTCATCTTCTCCGGCTCTGAGTACGACCGCTTCTTCTGCTCCGCCGTCAGCCGCCTTCGGCCCCCGATGCGCAAGATGTGCTGCGCCTTGGCATAGTCCATGGCGGAGAGGCTGCTTTCTGTCGGCGTGACGCTGTGCCTCTCCTTCGGGGTGTGCGGCGATGCAGCCGTGCTCCTCATGCCCACGTGGGCCGAGGCGGGCCTCTGCGCGGTCCTCTTGGGTGTGCTCCCAAACGGGGGGCTGATACGGCGGAACGAAGTGGCCCTCAGCACCCTGGACTGAGCGTCTTTGATGCTGTTCCTGTAGGCCCTGTTGAACGGTGTGTCCAGCTGCGAGCCGTGGGCATCCTGGATGTTGTCCTTCCACAGGACCTCCTTCTCCGGCTCCTCTCCCAGCTGGAACGTGCTTTTACTCCTTGGCAGCTGAGCCGTCCTTACTTGCACCTTGCTTTCAGGACACAGGCTGTAGCATTCGCTGGCTCTCGCCTGCTTCGCCGAAGCCACCATCTGCAGCTCCACGGGGCGCCAGTCGAGCTCTTCAAGCTTCCCGTTCCTGACGGAGGGGCTGGAGAGCCTGCCTGGCTCAGCGGGCAGGTGGCCGGGCTCGTGGAGCTTGCCCCGCGTGTCCTCCAGGCTGTTGAGAGAGGACCTGGTGCCCGAGGGCTGGCTCGCCCTGCTTGGCCCGTAGTGCTGGCCGAAGCTGGGCACGCCAGCGCTGGAGGGCCGGTGAGTGCTCTGCTCTCGCTGCTCAAACTTGCTGACCTTCTCCAGCACCGAGCAGCGGGGCTTGCTGGGGTCTGGTTTGCCGTAGGGAAAGCTTTGGGTGCTGCTAGAACTGAGCCGGCTCCTCCCAAAATCAGAGGCCTTTGGGTGCTGCGGCGAAGGGGGCTCTTCGCATTTGGGCTCAGCAGCATGGAATGGGGCTGTGCTCATGCCCCCCTCTTCCTGACTCCCAAAGGCCTGTGTGTTCATGTCACTCCACTGTCTGGGCCCCTGTTCCCTGTGATCCTTCTCCTCTTTACAGCTGCTGTTCAAGAAGGACAGTCTGGTGTTGCAGTAGCCCTCGCCTGGCTGCATCTCTCTTAGCTCGGAGCTGCTTTGCCTCCTGGAACTCTCTGGGATGTTCTGCAAGGAGGAGAAGCCATACTGCTTGGCCGTGCTGTGACCCCACTGGTGATGAGCAGCAGCGTCTCTCTCGTTTATCTGTGCATTACCATTTTTGTCCTCCTGGGATTCGGCCACCCAGTCCTCTTTGGGCTGGTAATGGGTTCTTCTCTCACCAGCATCCCTCAGCTGCGGCTGTGGAGCTTGAAAGCTGTGTTTGGGTAACAGCTCCTCCTTTCTCGATGTGGTCAGACAGACTTCTGGGCCAACCGAGCTAGAAGGTTTTTGCTGGAGAAGTTTTGCTGCAGCATCGTGCTTTTTCTCAGCAGCTAGGGACTGGTAGAAGACAGCTGATCTGTTTGTAGTGCTTTGGTTTCCATTCTCATCAAAGCCCAAGGTGCTGCTGGCTACAGCCTTTGAGACTGGAATGGGTGGCGAGTACCCGCTTTCTTTGGCCAGAGCTGGATAAAGCGTCCCGTTATTGCTTGCCGAAGGCTGGGGCACCTGGGCGTAGTGCGGCTCTGGGGAAGGTACCGGGTAGACACCAGTaggcagcaggggctgccctggctgggaGTAGCTCTGCTTGGGCTTCACGGTGGGGCTGCTCTCTGGGCTCTTCTCCACCACAGTGTGCAGAAGCCCTTCTGCAAAGGGGCTCTTCAGCCCCTGGGAGAGAGTGCTGACAAGCGGAGGCCACGTCCCTTTCGGCTGGCTTCGACTGGGCTTGCTCAGGTCAAGGCCAGCGCAGGAGCTGGGCCTCTCGTGGTGCCTGATGGCCGCGTAGCTGTCGCTGCGGGCGGGAGGCAAAGGGGGCCCCCTGGGGGACTGGTTCTGGCTGTCCGAGGAGCCCTGGGCTGGCTGTGCCCAGGAGGGAGCTGCGTTGTGCCGGCCGAAGCCGTGGAGCATGCCGCGGCCACGACCGTCCAGCGGGGCACGGGCCTCGCAGCTCGGGAGCAAGGCGGAGGACTTCACCTCGTACTCCTCGGAGATCCCTCGCTGGGCGTCGTAGACCGTCCTGACGTACCTGATGTCGGCTTGCCTCATCCCCTCCTGCGGGCCGCCGCGGGGGTGCACGCTGTCCGTGGAGCAGGAGTGCTCCTTGCCCAGCAGAGGAGCGGGATACTCAGGGATGCTGGAGTTGGTGGAAAAGGAGCTGTAGGCAGAGTCTCTCTTGCTGTGGAGGTGGGAGAGCTGGTCGATGCTGTTGGTGGATTTGGCCGGGGACAGGTGACAAGGGTAGTAGGCAGGGGAGGAGTGGTCCAAGCTCTCCATGCTGCCCCGGGAGCTGTACTGGTCGGGACTTCTCCTCAGATAGCCATGCTCGTAGCCAGAGAGATCGCTGGTTGAGGAGCTGAGGAAGAGCGAGAGCAGAGTAAAAACCCACTGTCAGCAGAGGAGAGGCACAACAACTTATAAGTGAGCTCAGAAGCAAGATGTTTAGTTTTGAGAAGTGCAGACGAAACCCCATATTTGGGCCGTACTCCATCCCCTGTTTGCAGTCATCCCAGTTCACCAAGAGGAACTACTTGACATTGCAACACATGGCTCTTATTTACCACAGAAGGGTGGGAGGGAAATGCAGACAGAAAGACAGCGCATCTCTGGAGCCAGGGAGGATCAACCCCACCCATCAGACCTATCCAAGGCACTTGGAAAGCTGAATGAGCGCCGCCGCcaccgaggaggaggaggagagcacGAGAGGCGTTCTGCGGGGAATctaatctctttctttttttcccatttcatttctttttatggAGATGAAGGCTATGCCCTGGCAGGCTTCCTGGAAATTCAGCTGTCCCAAGGATAGTTTGTCTGCTGTGAGAAAACTAAACTGACACGACAGAGAAGTGATGCGCGTGTTTGTGCGTGGAGGCAAGTGGGGGTGCAGCAACAGCAACAGGCTGAGGACGCCCCAGGAAGGCGTCACCGCCACCCAGCAGGTGCACGTGCGCCTGGAAAGGTCCTCAGCACGGGTACTGGAAGAGGACTTGTGGCCTCCAGAGATGTGTTCGTGAAGAAGGATATTCAGAGGTCCTTCTATCAGCTGGAAGAGAGCTCCCTGTGCAGGCCACGTTTCTCTTTACATCTCACATGGGgatattaaaaatgcatctgcagttTGCCCTTGCTAGTTTATCCTCCCAGATTTGAGCAAATGCCCTTGGACTGGCTTGAGGATTtcactttccttccttctgttcCCAGCTCCCCTCCCTTAGACAGAGCTTTCTCTAGTCCCTCGCAGCTACATTTGCAGACCTGGCagagggaaagaggagggagagggagagggagagggagagggagagggagagggagagggagagggagagggagagggagagggagagggagagggagagggagagggagagggagagggagagggagagggagagggagagggagagggaactTTGGCACGGGGAAAGGCAAAACTCAATTTCTGTGTGCTTTGCTTCATTGGGTTAAGACCCAAACCTGCTCCACGCAGTGGGGGATGCGCAGCAGGCCTGGGAATTGAGGAGCCAGCAAATGCATTTGGTAACAGCCCCTCGCTAACAAGTGTCTGCTGAAGAGCCTAAGGCTTGCTCCAGATCATATCCCAGCGCAGTCACTTCCACGCTGCTGGACTGACACCCCGAGCCCAAAGGACAGCAAGGAGAGGGCTGCCAGGGACAAGCAAAGGCAGAAGGAATCCTGCCTGCAAGGGGAAACAGCAGCATGTCCGCAGAGACACGCAGAGGAACACAGACACAGGCAGAAAACTGGCAAAACTCAGAATAAGGCCGGTTTCCTCCCTGAAATGCAGcactctcttttagtttaacaAAACTGATCTCCCTGGCAATGCCCGGCCCTGGCCAGCTGGCCACTAGATGTTCCCCGTGCTCCTCCTCAGGCACCCGGGAGACACGGCCCCTGCCAAAGgctgtgcaggagctggggtggGGAGCAAACCCCGCAGTGGGAAGCGAATGTGCTGCAGCACCATCTGTGCTGAAGAATCTAACGTGCTTTTTTTTCAGCCACTCCCTCACTTTTGTTACTgccctgttttattttccctccccCCTGCCAAGGCTCGGTCTCACCTGTACAAGAACCAGGGCTTAAATCCCAGTGGCTACAGGGAGTTTGCTGCTCCAGAAACGCTTCTGCCTTCCCAGGGAAAACCCTCCATGGGCAGAACTTAAACTCGTCCCCCTGAAGATGAGCCAGGGCTTATCATCAAGTGCATTTTGGGGCCGCTCAGGGGAGCTGAGGGGTATCGGGATCCGCAGAAAGCTTCCTGTCCTGACAGCGGGCTCCCATCTTGGCAGCAAGAGGGATTTTTCAAGCAATACACTGCCAAGCTGTTAATCACCTCACAGAGCACTCTAAGGAGGAGAACAAGGCCACTTTATCTGGGTACCCAAACAGGAACCAAAGCCTCCCTCTCTCCTATCCCACCCCTGGCTGTGTGTAAACCGTCCAGCTCTATGGAGGCAACTGGTAACATTTTTCTACCACATCTTTTATCCCCTTCCTTCACTCCTGTGCTCCAGATTTAAACCCCAATCTTGTAAGTGGTGCCATCACGACACATCCTTGGGCCCGACGCAGAGCCTCCCCGAAGCCAGCGTGACACTACAAATAAGGAAGGACACAGGACTCGGGGACTAATTGAGAAGCATGTGAGCTTTGGAGGTTGATTTCTACACCTGCGGGACAAACGTAAACCCAGGGCAAATGCTGCTAAACCAAAACCGCTTTACACCTCTGGCTACGCAGCGCAGGACCGGAGCCGTGCAGCGCTTACCTGGAGTGGTAGGACTGATGCCAAGGGGTGCCAAGCGTACCCTGAGATATTTGCATCATGCTGGGATCGGGCTGGTTCTCCGCAAGTTTGACTGAATGCCAGGAGTGAGGTCGGCCTGGAGTTTCACTCCGCCTGCATGAAAGCAGAAGGATTTTGCACATCAGCAACAGCCCAGCTCTTCCAGGGAAGATGAACGTGAAGTAACACCAACAGCCACATTTAAAATCGCTCGCGGTCACTTCTGCTTCactatatttttgtcttttccacGTGAATCAAGCAGGAACCACGTGCCGTTCCTGGTATTCACACAACCCGCTCCCCATCGTGTCTGCAGGGCAACAGGCGTGGGCAGACAAGGGGTTACCACCGAGCGGggccttcccctcctcctcccagccagGAGCTTTGCCCCTGGGCCACTCACAGGGAGCACCTTCCCGGCTGGCGGCCGCACGGGATGGCGACGGATGCTAAAGGGCCCCTTTGCTCCAAAGGTTCCCTCCGCTCTCAAGCAACGGCTGGCAAAGTCATCTAAAGAATCAAATACCGCGAGGGGGTGGGAGCCCTCACGGTGCTGTTTTGATCTCTCCTCAAGTGCTGCTAAAAACGCAGGAAGGGAGGTGAGGAGCAAGCGCCAGCTGTCCCCCGCAGCGCCCGAGCGGGCGCCGCTCGGCTGGCCCGCGCCGGGGAAAGCCAGCGGCAGCTCTCGGGAGGAAAACAACACCGACAACCTTATTTAAAGCACATAATGGTGCAATGGAAAGTCAAAGCAGGGGATTAGCGATCAGGTCCCTGAGCATGCCGCACAGACTCTCCTTCGCCCTGGCCTTTGGGCTTGGCCTTAATCCTCTCTCTGCTTCCCACAGGGAATCTCTCCCCCTGCTCTAGCGCTCGTCTCCGCAGTTTCTAACTCTTCCTGCGAGAACGAGGGGCAGCACCGCTCCTGTACAACGCCGAAGATCCACGTGTGACAGCCTGCAGGACAACCTCGACCACCTAGAAAGCATAAATGCAAGAAGAGGATGTGACACATCTCTAAAGTCTTTGTCTCACTGAAAATTCCACAGCACAGCATGTCCTGAGTAAAGCAGTAAAGAGATTAAAACGCCCTCTTGTCAATGTCAACCAGACACCTAAAGAGGACTCTCCCAGTACTGCCCAAGACTGTGGAAAGATATAGGAAGGCATACAAACTAAAAAACGATAGGGTCAAATCCTTCAGTGGCACAAGTTAACATGGGCACCAGCTGACGTTCTACAACACAGAAAAGCATTGGCAGAAAGTGAGAGGTAGAACCATTTCACCAGCAGGTTTTCCACAGGGGTTTCATCAGCAAAGGTCATTCACTCATCAGctaggagaaaaaagaaaagggcacATTTCTCCTTTTAACGCTTGTTGTGACAGGGTTGTCTCAACGAGAGCCGAGCGGGAGGGCGAGCTGACCCAGCAGCGTTCCGGCACTGCACGTGGAGGCGTGTGTAGAACAGAGCGCTTTGGGTACGACCCTCGCCCGGGGAGCCTGGACGCTGCCGGATGGGAAGCTGACAAACTGTTTGTTGGGAACAACCCACATCCTTGCCTTTTCCATTGCAGACACTGAAAGACTGCCTTTGTACCTTCGAGTAGTCCAATCCCCCAGCATTATTGTTTTGCTTGCGAAAGCACACTGAATGATCACAAGCAAAGCACATTATCCCTTGATTTGCTCAGTAAAAAGCTGCAAGGGAGCTGTGCAGCCAGTCTTTCGAGCCACGGGTATTTTAAACGCTTTTGGTTGTTATCCTTGTAATAATACCACACGTGGACAGTGAAGCTGTGAATTTCAGTCAGAAGACACGCTGTCCCAGCTCAGCGCGGGATAACCTTGCATTGTTTCCACACCTACCTGACCCTGCAAACGTGGATTAAGGGTAACCGAATCCGGGGCGAGCTTAAGCCAGGAGAGGAAGCGCTGGGTGCACACGATCGCCAGCTCGTGTTGCAGGTGAGCTGCGAGGAGGCGGCAGGATGGACGGACGGGGGGTCTGCGCACACGCGCACCcaaaggcagagaacagagggCTGGATCCTGTCCCCGCTGAATCGACCAAAGCACTGTCCCCGGGACGGAGCTCGGGGGGTGTAAAGAAAGGCACAGCCGGCGCTGTCTGTGCCTGCCTGTGGGCGCTGGGGAACGCGGACAAGTCCCTCGCTCCAGCCTTCGGGAACACCTGAAAATAGAACCTCGCTTCACACTGCTTCCTTCGGCTTAGTTTATGGTTATTATTGCTCAATTAGGCAGGACTGGAACTGGAGTGTAATGTGACAGTGAGCACCACGGTGGCTACAGGAGAACAGCTATCTCCTATTTCAGATCTGGGGGGAGCTGAACACGGTTAATCCGCCAATTTTGCAACAGCTTTTGATTACGCTTGCTTTACTGCAGAGCACAAAAAGCCATACAAACTAGTGCAAGACCAAACTCTTTTGGCAAGTAGGGCAGAACTGCCTTCGTAAGGCCCGAAACGTCAGATCCTGATTCACCCAGACCAACAGGCTGAGGGATAAAACTTGCAAATGCAGCAGCTAATTCCTGACTTAAGACAAATAAATCATCGTATCTTTAACTGGCACAAATTTGGTGTAGCTCAGTCATTT from the Columba livia isolate bColLiv1 breed racing homer chromosome 4, bColLiv1.pat.W.v2, whole genome shotgun sequence genome contains:
- the SHROOM3 gene encoding protein Shroom3 isoform X8, encoding MQPNLHAFRKILAFWTASPRDTHAAEGCAGLSASPACVTADFPPSKTTWSGGVKLRLKTRRSETPGRPHSWHSVKLAENQPDPSMMQISQGTLGTPWHQSYHSSSSTSDLSGYEHGYLRRSPDQYSSRGSMESLDHSSPAYYPCHLSPAKSTNSIDQLSHLHSKRDSAYSSFSTNSSIPEYPAPLLGKEHSCSTDSVHPRGGPQEGMRQADIRYVRTVYDAQRGISEEYEVKSSALLPSCEARAPLDGRGRGMLHGFGRHNAAPSWAQPAQGSSDSQNQSPRGPPLPPARSDSYAAIRHHERPSSCAGLDLSKPSRSQPKGTWPPLVSTLSQGLKSPFAEGLLHTVVEKSPESSPTVKPKQSYSQPGQPLLPTGVYPVPSPEPHYAQVPQPSASNNGTLYPALAKESGYSPPIPVSKAVASSTLGFDENGNQSTTNRSAVFYQSLAAEKKHDAAAKLLQQKPSSSVGPEVCLTTSRKEELLPKHSFQAPQPQLRDAGERRTHYQPKEDWVAESQEDKNGNAQINERDAAAHHQWGHSTAKQYGFSSLQNIPESSRRQSSSELREMQPGEGYCNTRLSFLNSSCKEEKDHREQGPRQWSDMNTQAFGSQEEGGMSTAPFHAAEPKCEEPPSPQHPKASDFGRSRLSSSSTQSFPYGKPDPSKPRCSVLEKVSKFEQREQSTHRPSSAGVPSFGQHYGPSRASQPSGTRSSLNSLEDTRGKLHEPGHLPAEPGRLSSPSVRNGKLEELDWRPVELQMVASAKQARASECYSLCPESKVQVRTAQLPRSKSTFQLGEEPEKEVLWKDNIQDAHGSQLDTPFNRAYRNSIKDAQSRVLRATSFRRISPPFGSTPKRTAQRPASAHVGMRSTAASPHTPKERHSVTPTESSLSAMDYAKAQHILRIGGRRRLTAEQKKRSYSEPEKMNEVGISDGDQSPFSFQKKGLHFVFPENTVADRRKIFERDGKTSSTASISKPELKQLQQSALADYMQRKTGRRPSSQDVGLLRERSHSSYLQAGGPDSQSLSSASSMNSLQDQNLYRRRESLEQVCRTGRISSTLPPGLMGCFDVSGDEKKKGRKDSSVTSRLKTDRCRDSRAKAELSKGTQTDLLGAQGQPRCGKQEQGFERRSSTRKSGKSMSVEDLLDRYDNQKVPVHVRSRSSPTADKEHQDLLRRENSEFGPMVRDPFYVVSAGARSTTKKERSHSEKMAFTSYYPHPHRSSDIATGSATLTENHKLSELSRPDSRTSAFVPSPTEARSHYPEQKQGFKPLFLNLIPSGSSQSSLNTPTQTPSDFQTAGPRQHHAKRDAGPPEGSGNVQAQSFDAVQDRFPETPTEEMMWRRKAGPLHRSLPPKVVWAHLVKDNSYSRAVMPPPAAGLKFSQRWQSLPTHSSTSSDPDTPSPQGTTHLRISESALQLTPPALLQDDDDDEVFVMPSQPAPSISPLLPSHPPPALSSCPSASGEEEFPPLPPPAVLQESGAAGDKSARLTEEAAASSFQSFPKALAEREVTELGTSVGENSRSLSPPASKRTSSPSAVDKQHQLPAGSEGAQSSDRELTTPPEGNRSDPAVTGESETSSLDTGTPSAAPPATTKTKTPEDIKSEALAKEIIHKDKSLADILDPDSKMKTTMDLMEGLFPSGTSLLKENNMKRKMTQKKAGRTVTTEDTKEEKETPVTLVTCPAYYSVSAPKAELLNKIKDLPEEIGEEEELLDINEKKAELIGSLTHKLEILKEAKEGLLADIKMNNALGEEVELLISQLCKPNEFDKYKMFIGDLDKVVNLLLSLSGRLARVENVLSSLGENANSEERSSLNEKRKLLAGQHEDARELKENLDRRERVVLEILGNYFSEEQLQDYQHFVKMKSALLIEQRELDDKIKLGQEQLKCLMESLPTDFTPRDATAAAALAAALATSAGAGGKTPPAASSL